CTCATCCGTCTCAACTTGTCTCGCTGTAATATTCTCCACGGTCACGCTGCCGGAGAAAACAGCCTGGGCAAAAGAAACCGTACGGCGAACTACCAGGGGCTGAGACAGTTCGGTGATCACCACAGGGAACCCGCTGTTGAACAGACGGCAGGCAACGCCTGTCGCAAGATCACCGCCGCCCTTGATCAGTACTACATTTTCCATGTCACCGTCTCGCTTTCATTTTTGCAAGTAAAAACAATTATTAACCGCTTACCAGCCATTCTTAGCCAAATAATATTTTTGCAATAGTTCGTAATCTTCCCAGGAATCGGCGTCTAAAAAAGTACCCCCGTCCGGCCAGTCGACGAAAACCAGCTGATTCGGATGGCGTTCTATAATAGACCGCCCGCCGACATCGCCTTGCAAAGAAAGCAATTCTTCCTTCCAGGCAGCGCCAAATAAGGCCGGACTGCAGCGCTGTCCATCGTGTCTCGGTACAATAATCGCCTGATTATCGTGCCGTAAAAACTCATCGTGCAAAGTCCGGAGCAGTTCTTGGGAAATCAGCGGCTGATCGCCCAGAATAAAAACAAAGCCGTCCAGTCCGCAAGACAAATTGCTGATTCCAAGGTGGATAGAAGATGCTTGTCCGCTGCCGCGTTGGGGATTATAAATCCACCGCAAATGGTACTGCCGGCAAATATCAGCCAATTCTCCCTCAGGCT
This sequence is a window from Veillonellales bacterium. Protein-coding genes within it:
- a CDS encoding nucleotidyltransferase family protein encodes the protein MHCRKRLRVGIRACCGAFAMVKRIGAVILAAGLARRMGGQKLLLQLGEMTIFSHVVKNTAGNLWQDCIAVLGQPEGELADICRQYHLRWIYNPQRGSGQASSIHLGISNLSCGLDGFVFILGDQPLISQELLRTLHDEFLRHDNQAIIVPRHDGQRCSPALFGAAWKEELLSLQGDVGGRSIIERHPNQLVFVDWPDGGTFLDADSWEDYELLQKYYLAKNGW